One region of Salinirubrum litoreum genomic DNA includes:
- a CDS encoding G8 domain-containing protein, translated as MRDNDGDDGDSDAGDGRWPSVTSRRAFLAGVGVGAGGVGLATTHERLAGLLGSETGATAHGVDGHGGGHADADAIRALVPDEAVTHRATGGDWTDAATWTEARPTDEARVLIPAETTVTLDDTLDAAVHTVRVDGTLRVDPAATTRLAVDTLVVTDGGRLELGTADDPVGPDGNATIEFRDRGAIDEDWDPERISRGLLALGGATVRLAGAETTAFAETAVAPTAGDETLELDSAPSGWEAGDRLVLAGSHPDRNEDEELRVSGVSGTTVRLDRPLEYDHVPPRESFSAYVLHRDRHVTLRSASDRTKRRGHVMFMTDDVALRHAAFAALGRTDKSRPFTDPANGVPPQDAEPNPQARYACHFHRTGTGVDAEPRQVVGCHVDGSPGWGYVNHGSYVRFAHNTAYRVFGAAFVAENGAEAGTFHHNFALRSHGSGNVPDGRQFKEDREGAIDDFGHGGYGFWFQGPDLTVTDNVAAGHRHHGFVYWNRAKPDREVPAEVLRSLVGKVPNLPVDRLDGQPELARSDRVEDGMVPSSFVRIRAFAGNTVFASGGGLDVSRHQFGYAHDRVDAYSVVEDFTAFDVGGHRSQWDRRRPPNDRGAQGGTNGISVRYSANVVVRNPTLVAGRGDHRGVGINRNHAPSNVHVENPDVEGWFVGIRAPPRGTAPISGGRLDNHVDVQVIGGTTDRRWSPKQQVAVDGVDFGDGGRAELFLSTALDDDLYGLFTPEGHVRRDGTDLAFAAQAPDVVPYPTKQDLPETGDDPLADLADVPPDRLVGKSNAALTDQYGLAVEGSVGPAVDADRPAGVSVGTVADDSPATPDGAGPIEYVGSAVGSLFEVGSLEQGARLTVYGDATVQTVPGRYAGLPYVRLEGEDGDVDRKSWLRLGLSGASEVFVASETEETPGWLSAWDDTGDSLGTSAGTKRVFRRSLDAGHHWLSGVPTSDDLPTVFVRER; from the coding sequence ATGCGTGATAACGATGGCGACGACGGCGACAGCGACGCCGGCGACGGCCGGTGGCCCAGTGTGACGAGCAGGCGCGCCTTCCTCGCGGGCGTCGGCGTCGGGGCCGGTGGCGTCGGACTGGCGACGACCCACGAGCGACTCGCGGGACTCCTCGGGAGCGAGACGGGGGCGACGGCTCACGGCGTAGACGGTCACGGCGGGGGCCACGCCGACGCCGACGCGATTCGGGCGCTGGTGCCGGACGAGGCGGTGACTCACCGGGCGACCGGCGGTGACTGGACCGACGCGGCGACGTGGACCGAGGCCCGACCGACCGACGAGGCGCGTGTCCTCATTCCGGCGGAGACGACCGTCACACTGGACGACACGCTCGACGCCGCCGTGCACACCGTCCGCGTCGACGGCACGCTCCGCGTCGACCCGGCGGCGACCACGCGCCTCGCGGTCGACACGCTGGTCGTCACCGACGGCGGCCGCCTCGAACTCGGGACGGCCGACGACCCGGTCGGGCCCGACGGGAACGCGACAATCGAGTTCCGCGACCGCGGGGCCATCGACGAGGACTGGGATCCCGAACGAATCAGCAGAGGGCTGCTCGCGCTCGGCGGCGCGACGGTCAGACTGGCGGGCGCGGAGACGACCGCCTTCGCCGAGACCGCGGTCGCACCCACGGCCGGCGACGAGACGCTCGAACTCGACTCGGCACCGAGCGGGTGGGAGGCGGGCGACCGCCTCGTCCTCGCGGGGAGCCACCCCGACCGGAACGAAGACGAGGAACTCCGGGTTTCGGGGGTCTCGGGGACCACGGTCCGACTGGACCGGCCGCTGGAGTACGACCACGTCCCGCCGCGCGAGTCGTTCTCGGCGTACGTCCTGCACCGGGACCGGCACGTCACGCTCCGGTCGGCATCCGACCGGACGAAGCGACGCGGGCACGTCATGTTCATGACCGACGACGTGGCCCTGCGCCACGCCGCCTTCGCCGCCCTCGGCCGGACCGACAAGTCGCGCCCGTTCACCGACCCGGCGAACGGCGTCCCGCCGCAGGACGCCGAGCCGAACCCGCAGGCCCGCTACGCCTGCCACTTCCACCGGACCGGCACCGGCGTCGACGCCGAGCCACGGCAGGTCGTCGGCTGTCACGTCGACGGCAGTCCGGGGTGGGGCTACGTCAACCACGGCAGCTACGTCCGGTTCGCGCACAACACCGCCTATCGGGTGTTCGGCGCGGCGTTCGTCGCCGAGAACGGTGCGGAGGCGGGCACCTTCCACCACAACTTCGCGCTCCGGTCCCACGGCTCCGGGAACGTCCCGGACGGCCGGCAGTTCAAAGAAGACCGGGAGGGGGCCATCGACGACTTCGGCCACGGCGGCTACGGCTTCTGGTTCCAGGGGCCGGACCTCACCGTCACCGACAACGTCGCGGCCGGCCACCGCCACCACGGCTTCGTCTACTGGAACCGCGCGAAACCCGACCGCGAGGTCCCGGCCGAGGTACTCCGGAGCCTCGTCGGGAAAGTGCCGAACCTCCCGGTCGACCGACTCGACGGCCAACCCGAACTCGCGCGGTCGGACCGCGTCGAGGACGGGATGGTGCCGTCGAGTTTCGTCCGCATCCGGGCGTTCGCGGGCAACACCGTCTTCGCCTCGGGCGGTGGCCTCGACGTCTCCCGCCACCAGTTCGGCTACGCCCACGACCGCGTGGACGCCTACAGCGTCGTCGAGGACTTCACCGCCTTCGACGTCGGCGGCCACCGGAGCCAGTGGGACCGCCGGCGACCGCCGAACGACCGCGGGGCACAGGGCGGCACGAACGGCATCTCGGTTCGCTACAGCGCGAACGTCGTCGTCCGGAACCCGACGCTGGTCGCGGGCCGGGGTGACCACCGCGGCGTCGGCATCAACCGGAACCACGCGCCGAGCAACGTCCACGTGGAGAACCCCGACGTCGAGGGCTGGTTCGTCGGGATTCGCGCCCCGCCGCGCGGCACCGCACCGATATCTGGCGGTCGTCTCGACAACCACGTCGACGTGCAGGTGATCGGCGGGACGACCGACCGCCGATGGTCGCCGAAACAGCAGGTCGCGGTCGACGGCGTGGACTTCGGCGACGGCGGCCGGGCGGAGCTGTTCCTCTCGACCGCACTCGACGACGACCTCTACGGCCTGTTCACGCCGGAGGGACACGTCCGCCGCGACGGGACCGACCTCGCCTTCGCCGCGCAGGCGCCCGACGTCGTGCCGTACCCGACGAAACAGGACCTCCCCGAGACCGGCGACGACCCGCTCGCGGACCTCGCGGACGTCCCGCCCGACCGACTCGTCGGGAAGTCGAACGCCGCCCTCACCGACCAGTACGGCCTCGCCGTCGAGGGGTCTGTCGGTCCCGCCGTCGACGCGGACCGCCCCGCTGGCGTCTCGGTCGGCACCGTCGCGGACGACTCGCCGGCAACGCCGGACGGTGCGGGCCCCATCGAGTACGTGGGGTCGGCGGTCGGGTCGCTGTTCGAGGTCGGCAGCCTCGAACAGGGTGCACGACTGACCGTCTACGGCGACGCGACGGTCCAGACGGTGCCGGGGCGGTACGCCGGTCTGCCCTACGTGCGACTGGAGGGCGAGGACGGCGACGTGGACCGGAAGTCGTGGCTCCGTCTCGGCCTCTCGGGCGCGAGCGAGGTGTTCGTGGCGAGCGAGACCGAGGAGACGCCGGGGTGGCTCTCGGCGTGGGACGACACCGGCGACAGCCTCGGGACGAGTGCGGGGACGAAGCGCGTCTTCCGGCGGTCGCTGGACGCCGGTCACCACTGGCTGTCCGGCGTGCCGACGAGCGACGACCTGCCGACGGTGTTCGTCCGGGAACGGTAG